Proteins from a genomic interval of Musa acuminata AAA Group cultivar baxijiao chromosome BXJ1-9, Cavendish_Baxijiao_AAA, whole genome shotgun sequence:
- the LOC135593471 gene encoding zinc finger protein CONSTANS-LIKE 3-like: MAREAGGKEGYWTGLAARRCDSCKVAAALLYCRADAAYLCGGCDARVHEANRLPSGHERVWLCAVCEQAPAVVTCKADAAALCESCDADIHSANPLARRHERVPIVPFVEPLAAHVKPSSAAAAFPFGAAVCAGDGNNEEDENDAGADASWILPNLGHAHSKGLTGAPDLKSADYFFSDVDPYLDLEYATSMDARFHQMDSVVPVNGKAAGVDGGAPPLPSFLPPDAGVEIDFSPSEPSYSTHTTFSMSHSVSSSEAGVVPDGSGATTDVTNPHGGVPEKAAAQMDRQARVMRYREKRKSRRFEKTIRYASRKAYAETRPRIKGRFAKRTDIEAEVDRIYSAAAAAAAALMADTGYGVVPSF; encoded by the exons ATGGCACGCGAGGCTGGAGGAAAGGAAGGGTACTGGACGGGCCTGGCGGCGCGGAGGTGCGACTCGTGCAAGGTAGCGGCGGCGTTGCTGTACTGCCGGGCTGACGCGGCCTACCTGTGCGGGGGGTGCGACGCACGGGTGCACGAGGCAAACCGACTCCCTTCCGGCCACGAGCGCGTGTGGTTGTGTGCGGTGTGTGAGCAGGCGCCTGCCGTCGTCACCTGCAAGGCCGACGCCGCTGCCCTTTGCGAGTCCTGCGACGCCGACATCCATTCCGCCAACCCCCTCGCCCGCCGCCACGAGCGAGTCCCCATCGTCCCCTTCGTGGAGCCCCTCGCCGCTCACGTCAAGCCATCCTCGGCCGCCGCTGCGTTCCCGTTCGGCGCGGCAGTTTGCGCCGGCGACGGCAACAACGAGGAAGACGAGAACGACGCGGGGGCCGATGCCTCATGGATTCTCCCGAACCTTGGCCATGCTCACTCCAAGGGCTTGACGGGAGCGCCGGATCTTAAATCAGCGGACTACTTCTTCTCAGATGTGGATCCTTACCTCGATCTGGAGTACGCTACTTCGATGGACGCGCGATTCCACCAGATGGATAGTGTCGTACCCGTCAACGGCAAGGCCGCTGGCGTCGACGGCGGAGCCCCGCCGCTCCCTTCGTTTCTTCCTCCCGATGCTGGCGTCGAGATCGATTTCTCTCCATCCGAGCCCTCGTACAGCACCCACACCACCTTCTCCATGAGCCACAGC GTGTCGTCGTCGGAGGCGGGAGTGGTGCCGGACGGGAGCGGCGCGACGACGGACGTGACGAATCCGCACGGCGGCGTCCCCGAGAAGGCGGCGGCCCAGATGGACAGGCAGGCAAGGGTGATGCGGTAccgggagaagaggaagagccgGCGGTTCGAGAAGACGATCCGGTACGCCTCGCGGAAGGCGTACGCGGAGACGCGGCCGCGGATCAAGGGCCGCTTCGCCAAGCGGACGGACATCGAGGCGGAGGTCGACCGCATCtactccgccgccgccgcagccgcTGCGGCTCTCATGGCGGACACCGGCTACGGCGTCGTCCCCTCCTTTTGA